A window of the Rhodoferax sp. GW822-FHT02A01 genome harbors these coding sequences:
- a CDS encoding SIR2 family protein: MTDLIHTIANSLDSGTVIPYLGPDMLSLCSDVQVPATPLALAESMTVKVSVPHKIRKRLTQAAQFIENFKHRKSVVHLMNEAYASSPAPSPLHKVLAGSAAQLWVDTWYDDTFAKALSQTPGEWTQVQGLSQSEHFGDWVAAYGSDGTLLPDMPATAERLLYKPLGSHSPASNYLVSDSDFVEVLTEIDIQTPIPAAVQAFRSGRSFLFLGCRFDDQLTRCFARQIMKRSSDQHWAVLPEEPTRMEARFLQEQNITRIAMPLAQFSEALIAALQVDATA, encoded by the coding sequence ATGACCGATCTGATCCACACCATTGCCAACAGCCTCGACAGCGGCACGGTCATTCCCTATCTGGGGCCGGACATGCTGAGCCTGTGCAGCGACGTGCAGGTACCCGCCACGCCGCTGGCGCTGGCCGAGAGCATGACCGTCAAGGTCAGCGTGCCGCACAAGATCCGCAAGCGCCTCACACAGGCGGCGCAGTTCATCGAGAACTTCAAGCACCGCAAATCGGTGGTGCATCTGATGAACGAGGCCTATGCCAGCTCACCTGCGCCCTCGCCACTGCACAAGGTGCTGGCAGGAAGTGCTGCGCAGCTGTGGGTGGACACCTGGTATGACGACACCTTTGCCAAGGCGCTTTCGCAAACACCGGGCGAGTGGACGCAGGTGCAAGGCCTGTCGCAGTCGGAGCACTTCGGCGACTGGGTTGCCGCCTACGGTAGCGACGGCACCTTGCTGCCAGACATGCCCGCCACGGCCGAGCGCCTGCTCTACAAACCGCTGGGCAGCCACAGCCCGGCATCCAACTACTTGGTGTCGGACAGCGACTTTGTCGAGGTGCTCACCGAGATCGATATCCAGACACCCATCCCGGCAGCAGTGCAGGCCTTTCGCAGCGGACGCAGCTTTTTGTTTCTGGGCTGCAGGTTTGACGACCAGCTCACCCGCTGCTTTGCCCGCCAGATCATGAAGCGCTCCAGCGACCAGCACTGGGCTGTATTGCCCGAAGAGCCCACCCGCATGGAAGCGCGCTTTCTGCAGGAGCAGAACATCACCCGCATCGCCATGCCGCTGGCGCAGTTTTCTGAAGCGCTGATTGCCGCGCTGCAGGTGGATGCCACCGCCTGA
- the nifT gene encoding putative nitrogen fixation protein NifT, with product MKLMIRKDSKGVLTGYVPKKDLEEPIVSMANPAMWGGLVTLANGWQFELPEMPADTPLPITVEARRLALTDE from the coding sequence ATGAAACTGATGATCCGCAAAGACAGCAAGGGCGTGCTGACCGGCTATGTGCCCAAGAAAGATCTGGAGGAACCCATTGTTTCCATGGCCAACCCGGCGATGTGGGGCGGGCTGGTGACGCTGGCCAATGGCTGGCAGTTCGAGCTGCCGGAGATGCCGGCCGACACACCGCTGCCCATCACGGTGGAAGCACGCCGCCTGGCGCTCACGGACGAATAG
- a CDS encoding 2Fe-2S iron-sulfur cluster-binding protein, with the protein MTTLTVLPSGKSYDVAAGQSLLAALQSVGEPIKTKCGGGAKCEACHVMVPEGRKSLSKIQRAENEKLDGMVGVASASRLACQAILGEEAVTVQLL; encoded by the coding sequence ATGACCACTCTCACCGTTCTTCCTTCCGGCAAATCCTATGACGTGGCTGCCGGCCAGAGCCTGCTTGCCGCTTTGCAGTCGGTAGGCGAACCGATCAAGACCAAATGTGGCGGCGGCGCAAAGTGCGAAGCCTGCCATGTGATGGTGCCCGAGGGCCGCAAGAGCCTGTCCAAGATCCAGCGTGCCGAAAACGAAAAGCTCGACGGCATGGTCGGCGTTGCCTCGGCCTCGCGCCTGGCCTGCCAGGCCATCCTGGGAGAAGAAGCCGTTACCGTGCAACTGCTCTAA
- a CDS encoding DegT/DnrJ/EryC1/StrS family aminotransferase gives MEVDLISLFEPECGAREIELVSAVLESARWGDGPMLESFERAFAGWVGRKHAVAVGSGTLGTWIALRALGIGPGDEVICTSHTWHQVAQAITLCGATPVFADINYWTGSLSPEKAALKITPQTRALLAGNTNGHPAAWEPLRALAVAHGLVLIEDSTEALGSRYQGRQVGTFGDVSVFDFSAPCALCTGEGGMVVTDDDMLVHELRYLRQRRLADRSSVSVGSRVPLQAGMSELTAALGLAQLAGLDDRLDARKQVVAWYHDQMQSFEGVKPPYIGEHVDEVHWMLYVVHLGKRFSGSARAQMIDDLRSCGVETAAYSHPLHQQFYYMNAADAIGRRRGVLIDTDRIGDRALALPLHTQLDEEQVQYIVKTLKDTATNVGAGAAIYL, from the coding sequence ATGGAAGTCGACCTGATTTCCCTCTTCGAGCCCGAATGCGGCGCGCGCGAAATCGAATTGGTGAGCGCCGTGCTGGAGTCCGCACGCTGGGGCGATGGCCCCATGCTGGAGTCGTTCGAGCGGGCCTTTGCAGGCTGGGTCGGGCGCAAGCATGCGGTGGCGGTGGGCAGTGGCACGCTGGGCACCTGGATTGCCTTGCGCGCACTGGGCATAGGCCCGGGGGACGAGGTGATCTGCACCTCGCACACCTGGCACCAGGTGGCACAGGCCATCACCCTGTGCGGCGCCACGCCGGTGTTTGCCGACATCAACTACTGGACCGGTAGCCTCAGCCCCGAAAAGGCCGCGCTCAAGATCACGCCGCAGACCCGCGCCTTGCTGGCTGGCAACACCAACGGCCACCCGGCCGCCTGGGAACCTCTGCGCGCCCTGGCTGTTGCCCATGGTCTGGTGCTCATTGAAGACAGCACCGAAGCCTTGGGCTCGCGCTACCAGGGCCGCCAAGTGGGCACCTTCGGTGATGTGTCGGTGTTCGACTTCTCCGCACCTTGCGCCTTGTGCACGGGTGAGGGCGGCATGGTCGTGACCGACGACGACATGCTGGTACATGAGCTGCGCTACCTGCGCCAGCGCCGACTGGCGGACCGCTCTTCGGTATCGGTCGGCTCGCGCGTGCCCTTGCAGGCGGGCATGAGTGAACTTACGGCCGCACTGGGTCTGGCGCAACTCGCCGGGCTGGACGACCGACTTGATGCACGTAAGCAGGTGGTGGCCTGGTACCACGACCAGATGCAGAGCTTTGAGGGCGTCAAGCCACCCTACATCGGCGAGCATGTGGACGAGGTGCACTGGATGCTCTACGTGGTGCATCTGGGCAAGCGCTTCTCCGGCAGTGCGCGCGCGCAGATGATCGACGACCTGCGCTCCTGCGGTGTGGAGACCGCTGCCTACAGCCACCCGTTGCACCAGCAGTTCTATTACATGAACGCCGCCGATGCCATTGGACGGCGCCGTGGCGTGCTGATTGATACCGACCGCATCGGCGACCGCGCCCTGGCGCTGCCGTTGCACACGCAGCTGGATGAAGAACAGGTCCAGTACATCGTCAAGACGCTCAAGGACACTGCGACAAACGTCGGTGCGGGCGCCGCTATTTACCTCTAA
- a CDS encoding cysteine desulfurase family protein, whose protein sequence is MIYLDHNATTQPAPAVVQAMLQQMSSTWANTSSQHGPGQDAKRALGAARAVVARVLGCKPVEVVFTSGATESNQMAVRGLLAAAEPVRRRVLFSRVEHSAHLKLARALAESGVQVDWLPVRADGTLDVAAAAALMGPDVALVSLMAANNETGVLMPYEAVAQLAQNVGARMHVDATQLIGKLPFDFAASGADAVSLSAHKFHGPKGVGALLLRQGTAFVPPTPGSQERGRRGGTENLPAIVGMAAALERLGDLEQQAARIAQLRDALEAGLQQALPATHVWSQQVARLPGTSYLRFGQLSVDVVLQRLDTLGVAASSGAACSSGGSEPSHVLKAMGVPADEALAAVRFSLGSDTTHGDVGYLLNKLPPLLAPLLREETTTPSTTESP, encoded by the coding sequence ATGATCTACCTCGACCACAACGCCACCACCCAGCCCGCGCCCGCCGTGGTGCAGGCCATGCTGCAGCAGATGAGCAGCACCTGGGCCAACACCTCGTCGCAGCACGGCCCGGGTCAGGACGCCAAGCGCGCCCTGGGTGCGGCCCGTGCCGTGGTGGCGCGTGTGCTGGGTTGCAAGCCGGTGGAAGTGGTGTTCACCAGCGGCGCCACCGAGTCCAACCAGATGGCGGTGCGCGGCTTGCTGGCAGCGGCAGAGCCCGTTCGCCGCCGCGTGCTGTTCAGCCGCGTGGAGCATTCGGCCCATCTCAAGCTGGCGCGTGCGCTGGCCGAGAGCGGCGTGCAGGTGGACTGGTTGCCGGTGCGCGCCGACGGCACGCTGGATGTGGCAGCCGCTGCTGCTTTGATGGGGCCGGATGTGGCCCTGGTATCGCTGATGGCGGCCAACAACGAGACCGGCGTGCTCATGCCGTATGAGGCCGTAGCCCAGCTCGCACAGAACGTCGGCGCCCGCATGCATGTGGATGCCACCCAGCTGATTGGCAAGCTGCCGTTTGACTTTGCTGCCAGCGGCGCCGATGCGGTGTCGCTGTCGGCGCACAAGTTCCATGGCCCCAAGGGCGTAGGCGCCTTGCTGCTGCGCCAGGGCACGGCCTTTGTGCCGCCCACGCCGGGCAGCCAGGAGCGCGGTCGGCGCGGCGGCACCGAGAACCTGCCGGCCATCGTGGGTATGGCCGCCGCACTGGAGCGCCTGGGCGACCTGGAACAGCAAGCGGCCCGCATTGCCCAGCTGCGCGACGCGCTGGAGGCCGGGCTGCAGCAGGCACTGCCCGCCACCCATGTCTGGAGCCAACAGGTGGCGCGCCTGCCCGGCACCAGCTACCTGCGCTTTGGTCAGCTGTCGGTTGACGTGGTGCTGCAGCGCCTGGACACACTGGGCGTGGCCGCTTCCAGCGGTGCAGCCTGCTCCTCCGGCGGCAGCGAGCCGTCGCATGTGCTCAAGGCCATGGGCGTGCCTGCCGACGAGGCGCTGGCCGCTGTGCGCTTCTCGTTGGGAAGTGACACCACCCACGGCGACGTGGGCTACCTGCTGAACAAATTGCCGCCCCTGCTGGCACCGCTGCTGCGCGAAGAAACGACCACCCCATCCACCACCGAAAGTCCATGA